A genomic region of Lentisphaera araneosa HTCC2155 contains the following coding sequences:
- a CDS encoding arylsulfatase, with protein sequence MKIIKRLLILLGFSLGATEKPNVILIFADDLGIEMLGAYGQKVINTPNIDRLAEEGMKFNNYYGAVFCAPARWTLLSGLHDGRLGGWSHNRAGLPIKYDMNQMSLAEYEMAFAEHKKTSLKIDDSEVFLAQMAAKAGYYTGQIGKLDRGFLTWDERVKRHGWDYHYGYYDHVRAHGFYPPYLWENGKKILIEGNDSPTCGKTSDASDEPVGWGGTVYSQDLFLDKILSFIRKNKSRPFFLYHPTQLPHGPIAVNEIDPLFKDRADLNFVEKKYATMIKILDDHVGEIVKELKKQGIDDKTVIFFTSDNGHELYYDPTRSFNKQLLANGEKADLDNNKWRSSDFGDVFNAVGTRAGLKRSVYQGGVQVPMIVRWPGNIAQGTETKHLSAHYDFMATLAEICGAEVPKGKDSLSYLPTLKSEKQLVEHDYVIIGKNQRQMGKSALISKTGYKLIEVDRKRDLFQLYDLRSDNDERHNIIAQFPELAEKLKKQLLSQLESTRPDLN encoded by the coding sequence ATGAAGATAATAAAACGATTATTAATACTTCTGGGTTTTTCTTTGGGAGCTACAGAAAAACCTAATGTTATTTTGATATTTGCCGATGATTTAGGTATAGAAATGTTAGGAGCGTATGGTCAAAAGGTTATTAATACGCCAAATATTGATCGCTTGGCAGAAGAAGGGATGAAATTCAATAATTATTATGGAGCAGTTTTTTGTGCGCCAGCTCGCTGGACCTTGCTTAGCGGATTACATGATGGCCGCCTAGGTGGATGGAGTCATAATCGGGCTGGTTTACCGATTAAATATGACATGAATCAGATGTCTTTGGCTGAGTATGAAATGGCCTTTGCGGAGCATAAAAAAACCTCTCTTAAGATAGATGATAGTGAAGTGTTTTTGGCTCAAATGGCTGCGAAAGCGGGTTATTATACAGGGCAAATAGGGAAGTTAGATCGTGGCTTTTTAACATGGGATGAAAGAGTGAAGCGCCATGGATGGGATTATCACTATGGTTATTATGATCATGTTAGGGCTCATGGATTTTATCCACCTTACCTTTGGGAGAATGGTAAAAAAATATTAATCGAAGGTAATGATAGTCCTACTTGTGGAAAAACGTCTGACGCTTCGGATGAACCTGTAGGTTGGGGTGGAACAGTGTATTCTCAAGATCTTTTTTTGGATAAGATTTTAAGCTTTATACGAAAAAATAAATCGCGTCCCTTTTTTCTATACCATCCCACCCAGTTACCACATGGCCCCATTGCGGTTAATGAAATTGATCCGCTATTTAAGGATCGTGCTGATCTTAATTTTGTGGAAAAAAAATATGCCACAATGATTAAGATCTTAGATGATCATGTTGGTGAGATAGTCAAAGAGCTCAAGAAACAAGGTATTGATGACAAAACAGTTATCTTCTTCACTTCAGATAATGGACATGAATTATACTACGATCCGACCCGTTCTTTTAATAAGCAGCTTCTTGCTAATGGTGAAAAAGCTGATTTAGATAATAACAAATGGAGAAGTTCTGACTTCGGTGATGTTTTTAATGCCGTTGGTACACGTGCAGGTCTAAAGAGATCTGTTTATCAAGGAGGCGTTCAAGTGCCAATGATTGTGCGATGGCCCGGAAATATTGCACAAGGTACAGAAACAAAACACCTTAGTGCTCATTATGACTTCATGGCAACATTAGCCGAGATATGTGGTGCGGAAGTACCTAAGGGGAAGGATTCATTATCATATTTGCCTACCTTGAAGAGTGAAAAGCAACTTGTAGAACATGACTATGTGATCATAGGCAAGAACCAAAGGCAGATGGGGAAGAGTGCTCTTATCAGTAAAACGGGGTACAAATTGATCGAAGTGGACCGTAAACGAGACCTCTTTCAGCTATATGATTTACGAAGCGATAATGATGAACGTCATAATATTATAGCCCAATTTCCTGAACTTGCAGAAAAGTTAAAAAAGCAACTTTTGAGTCAGTTAGAATCAACACGCCCAGATTTAAACTAA
- a CDS encoding right-handed parallel beta-helix repeat-containing protein yields the protein MYKKLLTLILIFSSMNLFASNIKVINVADFGVYPGEDASPGVYKALEACRQYERAKLVFPKGDYDFYPEYAREKYCSISNNDNGMKRMAFPLLNFKNLEVDGGGSEFFFHGRIVPFVIEGSENILVHNFSVDWKRTFHSEMLVQGGSVKGQYWDVTIDKKKYPYEIENEELVFYGRGWKEEIGQNIVWDPNTSAPIYNTKKYGFAYGGRRGGVIKCRKLANGHLRLSTKIKAVPPKGSVFVCKGLHTTNRLTPGFRVFDNSDITLKDITVYHAGSMGLIAERTKNITLDKFNVHTREGSGRTVSTTADATHFVNCGGLLTIKNSTFKHMLDDATNIHGNYLLVTKVIDDYTLGFSTSHFQHEGFVFARTGDHLRFVSQDELLESGTAVVESVKVYNSTYREVKFTSKVKHLANTDTAANNITWMPELHIDNCVVEENRARSILITTFKKALVENCRFSSMMAGILVEGDTHVWHEAGQVENLTIRNNEFGDMCYGGKGAVFQVSPKIPKDKRKRGFYHRNIVFENNTINTFDNIMVEALSVDGLIFRNNIIKRSGTFEPLNKEQKAFNFEKCKNILLEGNILYGRKIQQSDVSLSAECEKVNIR from the coding sequence ATGTATAAAAAACTATTAACTCTTATTCTGATTTTTAGCTCGATGAATTTATTTGCGAGTAATATTAAAGTTATTAATGTAGCGGACTTCGGCGTTTATCCTGGAGAGGATGCGAGCCCTGGAGTTTACAAAGCTTTAGAAGCCTGTCGTCAATATGAGCGTGCGAAACTCGTCTTCCCCAAAGGGGACTATGATTTTTATCCAGAGTATGCACGAGAAAAATACTGTTCAATCTCTAATAATGATAACGGTATGAAGCGTATGGCATTTCCTTTGCTTAATTTCAAAAATCTGGAAGTTGACGGAGGAGGATCTGAGTTTTTTTTCCATGGAAGAATAGTCCCCTTTGTCATCGAAGGTTCAGAGAATATTTTGGTGCATAACTTTTCTGTCGATTGGAAGCGTACGTTTCATTCCGAAATGCTTGTCCAGGGCGGCAGTGTTAAAGGTCAGTATTGGGATGTAACAATTGACAAGAAAAAATACCCTTATGAAATAGAGAACGAGGAATTGGTGTTTTATGGTCGTGGCTGGAAAGAAGAGATCGGCCAAAATATCGTATGGGATCCTAATACGTCTGCTCCCATCTACAATACAAAGAAGTATGGTTTTGCTTATGGTGGAAGAAGAGGGGGTGTTATAAAATGTCGCAAGTTGGCAAATGGTCATCTTCGTTTAAGTACAAAGATCAAAGCAGTACCACCGAAGGGATCAGTATTTGTTTGTAAAGGGTTACATACAACAAATCGTTTAACGCCCGGCTTTAGAGTATTTGATAACAGCGATATCACTCTAAAGGATATTACAGTATATCACGCAGGAAGTATGGGGCTGATTGCAGAACGGACAAAAAACATAACTCTCGATAAGTTTAATGTGCACACTCGTGAAGGTTCAGGCCGGACAGTTAGTACCACTGCAGATGCAACACATTTTGTGAATTGTGGAGGCTTATTAACAATTAAGAACTCGACATTTAAGCATATGCTAGATGATGCTACTAATATTCACGGCAATTACCTCTTAGTCACCAAAGTTATCGATGATTACACTCTTGGTTTTTCGACAAGTCACTTTCAACACGAGGGTTTTGTTTTTGCCAGGACTGGAGATCACCTTCGCTTTGTCAGTCAGGATGAGTTACTTGAATCAGGTACTGCTGTTGTTGAATCTGTTAAAGTATATAACAGTACTTACCGAGAAGTTAAATTCACATCCAAGGTCAAGCATTTGGCAAATACCGACACAGCGGCCAATAATATAACATGGATGCCTGAGCTACACATTGATAATTGTGTAGTAGAAGAAAATAGAGCCCGTTCAATTCTGATTACGACCTTTAAAAAAGCCTTGGTTGAAAATTGTCGTTTCTCATCAATGATGGCAGGGATTCTCGTAGAAGGCGACACCCATGTTTGGCATGAAGCAGGTCAAGTAGAGAACTTGACTATACGCAATAATGAGTTTGGAGATATGTGCTACGGGGGCAAAGGTGCAGTTTTTCAGGTGTCACCAAAAATCCCCAAAGATAAAAGAAAAAGAGGCTTCTATCACCGCAATATTGTTTTTGAAAATAACACAATAAATACCTTTGATAACATCATGGTTGAAGCACTATCAGTAGATGGCTTGATTTTCAGGAATAACATAATTAAGAGAAGTGGAACATTTGAACCTCTCAATAAAGAACAAAAGGCATTTAATTTTGAAAAGTGTAAAAATATCCTTCTAGAAGGAAATATTTTGTATGGTAGAAAAATCCAACAGAGTGATGTTTCTTTAAGTGCTGAATGCGAAAAAGTGAACATTAGGTAA